From Denitrovibrio acetiphilus DSM 12809, the proteins below share one genomic window:
- a CDS encoding IS256 family transposase, which translates to MKLDKDKLKELLAESDVKTTEDLQVFMRDMMKEVIETLYEGELEAHLGYKKHEPNVSDGNSRNGRSSKKVQSQMGEMELEVPRDRLSTFSPEIVKKRQTDISGIEAKVISMYAKGMSNRDIKEHIFDIYGHELSPETVSVITDKILPQAKEWQNRALEEIYAIVFMDGMVLKMRVDGAVRNVTIYFVIGISMEGHKSCLGLYLAETESAKYWLTVMNELKNRGVQDILIFAVDNLKGISEAITAAFPQSEIQKCVVHQIRNSLRFVPWKERKTVAADLKKIYAAATEEQARAELDAFAEKWDSKYPNISKSWRNNWTELSTYFKYSKELRKLIYTTNPVESFHSAIRKSTKGKGAFPTEDSLVKLLYLAILGIEKKWTMPIRDWGVIYSQLYINYEDRITTLHS; encoded by the coding sequence ATGAAATTAGACAAGGACAAACTGAAAGAACTGCTTGCTGAAAGCGATGTAAAAACCACAGAAGACCTTCAGGTGTTTATGCGTGACATGATGAAAGAAGTCATAGAAACGCTCTACGAAGGTGAGCTTGAAGCCCATTTAGGCTATAAGAAACATGAACCGAACGTAAGTGACGGCAACAGCCGTAACGGTCGTTCTTCCAAGAAAGTACAATCACAAATGGGCGAAATGGAACTCGAAGTACCCCGTGATCGCCTATCAACCTTTTCGCCTGAAATAGTCAAGAAACGCCAGACAGATATATCAGGCATTGAAGCTAAAGTAATTTCCATGTATGCCAAGGGTATGAGTAACCGTGACATCAAAGAGCACATCTTTGATATCTACGGTCATGAGCTATCGCCGGAGACAGTCAGCGTTATTACAGACAAGATTCTCCCACAGGCTAAAGAATGGCAGAACAGAGCCTTGGAAGAGATATACGCCATCGTCTTTATGGACGGCATGGTTTTAAAGATGCGTGTGGACGGAGCTGTTCGCAACGTCACTATCTACTTTGTGATCGGCATCAGCATGGAAGGTCATAAATCCTGTCTGGGGCTATATCTTGCCGAGACAGAATCCGCTAAATACTGGCTGACAGTTATGAACGAGCTAAAGAACCGTGGAGTACAGGATATTCTTATCTTTGCCGTAGACAACCTCAAGGGCATCTCAGAAGCTATAACAGCCGCTTTTCCACAGTCTGAGATTCAGAAATGCGTAGTCCATCAGATACGCAACTCTCTCCGCTTTGTGCCCTGGAAGGAGCGTAAGACTGTGGCTGCTGACCTCAAGAAAATCTATGCCGCAGCGACCGAGGAACAAGCCAGAGCTGAGCTGGATGCCTTTGCTGAGAAGTGGGACAGCAAATATCCTAACATCTCGAAATCATGGCGGAACAACTGGACTGAGCTTTCTACGTATTTCAAATATTCCAAGGAGCTCAGGAAACTGATTTATACCACGAATCCGGTTGAGAGCTTCCATTCTGCCATCAGGAAATCGACTAAAGGAAAGGGAGCCTTCCCGACGGAAGACTCCCTTGTAAAGCTCTTATATTTAGCTATTTTAGGTATCGAAAAGAAATGGACTATGCCAATCAGGGATTGGGGTGTAATATACTCACAGCTATATATCAACTATGAAGACAGAATTACGACTTTACACAGTTAA
- a CDS encoding IS5 family transposase (programmed frameshift) gives MYRAQLSDEQWERIKDMLPGKKSDSGVTAKDNRLFVEAVLWIARTGSPWRDMHPCFGKWHSVYVRYDRWAKKDVWQKVFAELSGDADLEYLMVDGSIVRVHQHGAFKKNCQNQECQGRSRGGLSTKIHASVDSHGNPVRFILTGGQESEYAQADNLIAGFSPAYVIADRGYDSNAFVSSIIQAGAVAVIPPKCNRLEQRKYDKHLYKERNLVERLFQRMKEFRRIATRYEKLARNYEAMVTLVAVIIWLK, from the exons ATGTATAGAGCTCAATTATCAGATGAACAATGGGAACGCATCAAAGATATGCTCCCCGGAAAAAAGAGCGACAGCGGAGTAACAGCTAAAGATAACCGTCTTTTTGTAGAAGCAGTCTTATGGATAGCCAGAACAGGTAGTCCTTGGCGTGACATGCACCCCTGCTTTGGCAAATGGCATAGTGTATACGTACGTTATGACAGATGGGCTAAAAAGGATGTTTGGCAGAAAGTATTTGCAGAGCTGTCTGGAGATGCAGACCTTGAGTACCTTATGGTAGACGGCAGTATTGTAAGGGTTCATCAACATGGTGCAT TCAAAAAAAACTGCCAAAACCAAGAATGCCAAGGGCGTTCCAGAGGCGGTCTGAGTACTAAGATTCATGCATCTGTGGATTCACATGGCAACCCTGTAAGGTTTATCCTTACGGGAGGACAGGAGTCGGAATACGCTCAGGCAGATAATCTCATCGCAGGATTTTCACCTGCTTATGTGATTGCTGACAGAGGGTACGATTCCAATGCTTTTGTGTCTTCAATAATACAGGCTGGTGCTGTTGCAGTTATCCCGCCTAAATGTAATAGATTAGAACAACGGAAATATGACAAGCATTTGTATAAAGAGCGCAATCTGGTTGAAAGGCTCTTTCAGCGAATGAAAGAATTCCGGCGAATTGCCACAAGATATGAAAAACTTGCAAGAAACTATGAGGCAATGGTAACATTGGTGGCTGTAATCATATGGTTAAAATAA